TAAAATTCGAGGCGAAGATGAACGAAAAACACCTCACGATGATGGCGCAAGAGTTCGAGCTGCCGTTGGGCGGCGTCCGGGCGACGGCCACGCTCCTCATGGAAGGGGCCACCATTCCCTTTGTCGCGCGGTACCGGAAGGAAGCGACCGGCGGATTCGATGAGGTTGAGATCCGCTCGATCCGGGACCGGCTCGAGCAGCTGACCGAATTGGACAAGCGGCGGGAGGCGATTCTCAAATCGCTCGAAGAGCGCGATCTGCTGACCGATGAACTGCGCGAACAAATCCTCGCCGCCGAGACACTCGCCACATTGGAGGACATTTATCTCCCCTTCCGCCCCAAACGCAGAACCCGGGCGACAATCGCCAGAGAAAAGGGGCTCGATCCTCTGGCGCAGCTTCTTCTGGCCCAGACAGCGCACCCCGCCATCGATCCTGAGAGTGAGGCCGCCGCATTCATTGACGAAGAGAAGGGTGTTTTAACCGTCGAAGAGGCTCTGGCCGGAGCGCGAGATATTATCGCCGAGACGGTCAGTGAAGATATGCAGGCCCGCTCGAAGATGCGGGAACTCTTTATAACTCAGGGCGCCATCCAGTCAAAGATTGTCACCGGCAAGGAGGAGGCCGGCGCAAAATTCAAAGATTACTACGATTGGCGGGAAATGGCCGCCGCCGCGCCGTCGCACAGAGTTCTGGCGATGTTTCGCGGCGAGAATGAGGGATTCCTCAGGCTCTCGATCGCTCCACCGGAAGAGGCGGCGGAACATCTGCTTCGGGGAATTTTTGTTAAAGGATCGACACCCGCTTCAGAGCAGGTCGCCCTCGCCGTTGAAGACGGATATCACCGCCTCCTCGGCCCGTCGATGGAAACAGAGATCCGCGCTGAAATGAAACGGCGGGCGGATGAAGAAGCGATCCGTGTCTTTGGAGAAAACCTTCGTGAACTTCTGCTCGCACCGCTGTTGGGAGAAAAGCGGGTGCTCGCCCTTGATCCCGGATACCGTACCGGCTGCAAGGTCGTCTGTCTCGATGCCCAGGGCGGCCTATTGCACAATGAGACGATCTTTCCCCACACCTCCAAGGCCAAGGCACAGGAAGCGGAGCGGGCCGTCAGGGCCCTTTGCGAGACATACAAGATTGAGGCGATCGCCGTCGGCAATGGAACGGCGGGACGCGAGACGGAAGCCTTTGTCCGCAAACTCGATCTGCCCTCCTCTATCGCCATAGTCCTCGTCAATGAATCCGGGGCTTCCGTTTATTCCGCCTCCGATGTCGCGCGGGAGGAGTTTCCGGATCATGATGTGACGGTGCGCGGCGCCGTCTCGATCGGCCGGCGGCTGATGGATCCCCTGGCGGAATTAGTAAAGATCGATCCAAAGTCGATCGGGGTGGGCCAATACCAGCATGATGTCGATCAAACGGCGCTCAAACTTAGTCTCGATGATAGCGTGATCAGCTGCGTCAATGCCGTCGGCGTTGATGTGAATACCGCCAGCAAGCAATTGTTAACCTATGTCTCAGGGCTTGGCCCACAACTGGCGGGGAATATTTTGACCTACCGCCGGGAAAACGGTCCCTTCCACTCACGAATGCAGCTAAAAAAAGTGCAACGCCTCGGCCCCAAAGCCTTTGAACAGTGCGCCGGATTTCTCAGGATACGCGATGGAGAGAACCCGCTCGACGCGAGCGCCGTTCATCCCGAGTCATATCACGTTGTCGAGCAAATGACCCGTGATCTTGGGTGCGGCGTGGCCGATTTGATACAGGACGCCTCCCTTCGCGCCCAGATCAGCTTAAAGAAATATCTTTCCGATAGTATCGGGATGCCGACCCTTAAAGACATTATGGATGAACTCGCAAAACCGGGACGTGATCCGCGCAAAACCTTTGAGATTTTTAATTTTGAAGAGGGCGTCCATGAGATCGAGGATCTAACGGCCGGGATGAAACTTCCCGGCATCATAACAAATGTTACGGCCTTCGGAGCTTTCGTGGATGTAGGGGTCCATCAAGACGGATTGGTGCATATCAGCCAGCTGGCGGACCGCTTTATCAAAAACCCCGCTGAGATTGTGAAAGTTCAACAACGCGTGCAGGTCACCGTGCTGGAAGTGGACCTGAAACGCCGGCGGATCTCGCTTTCGATGCGCAAGGACCCTCCGATCCCAAAGCGTAGAGAGCAGGATTAGAAGCCGGCGCGTTTACCGCCCCTCCTCACCGCTGATCTTCGGGGCCTCATACACGGCGCACGGATCGACTTCCTGAACATAATCGCCGTTCCAGTTATCCATAAAAATTTGATCAAGACGCCGGCCGATGCTCTCGCCCTCGATAATGAGACCTACATTCCGGCTCCTATAAAAATAATCCTTTTCCCAATTCCCGGTGCCGACCCAAACCGCCCGGCCGTCGACGACCAGATACTTGGCATGAACGACGCGGGCGAAGGGAATGAATCCACCCGACCATTCCGGGATCGTCATGAGCTTGACCGTGATGTGGGGCAGCGCCTGAAGGGACTGGAGGCCGTCGATCGTCCCCTTGCGCCGGCTCCAGTGCGATAGTATCAGTTGAACTGCGACGCCCCTCGCCGCGGCGCGTCGCAGGGCCGACTCCAATTCGCCGAAGTATGTCCGGTCTCGGCCCACGGTCCCATAGGTAAGGAGCTGAACGCGCACCGTCGATTGCGCGTTGTCGATGAGGTTCAAAATAAGCGGCAGGTCCCACGAAACCCCTCGGGGCAGCCAGCCTTTGGGGCTGGCGACAAGCGAAACCTCGAGTGAATCCCCCTCTTGAACAATAGAAACCGGGATGCTCCCGGGGTGCCGGGGCCGCACCAATTCGGCTCGATCGTATGCGGCCGGCGGCTGCGATACAGAGTCCGGCGGATCGGTGATTCCGCCGGCGATGCGCCAATCCAGATTAAAAACGGAGGCGAGGCCGTTCACCAATTCTGCGTTATGAAAACGCACCCCCAGCTCCTGTATATGTGTCAGCGCGCGCCAATCAAAGTTCTGGCTGCCCAGAAACGCCGTTTCGCCGTCCACAATAAAATACTTTGCGTGAAGCACACCGCCCATTGTCGCAGCGGTGTCGAGGATGCGGACTTCAATACCGGTCCGCCCGGCAAACCGATCGAGTATTTCAGGATATGTTTTGTAAAAGTTCTTCTCGGCGAGGAAACGGACATCGACACCGCGGTCCGCGGCCGCCTCAATCGCGCCAATCACATCCTCCAGGCGGCTGCCGGGAGAATCGCTGGCGTAAAACTCCGCAAAAGCCAGGCTTCTCTCGGCGCCCTGGATCATCTCAAGCCATACATCGCCAGCATCCGGGATCGCCGGATGATCCAGGTTCGTCTCAATCGGAAAACTCTCCACCAATTCCAAAGTCGGTTCCGTTCGCGCCCAGGAGGGGATGATCAGAGCCCCCCAGAGGCTCAACAGCAACATCAACGATCGCAACATCCTTAAGAAGGAACAACATATCCCGCGGGTATCATTCTGCATAGAATAAAAACCTCATTCCCCTTGTACAACGTCAATTCAATGGAGGAATCAACGGGTTCAACATAACGGCCTCCTGTCACACCCGATGAAATCCGAGCCGACAGGAGGCCTGTGCTTGAGCCAGATTCAAGAAGAATGCCGATTACTTCTCGAACATATTTTCTTCGCTGAATCCCTTGGGGATCTCATAGGTGGAATCATCAACCTTCTTCTTATCCACTGATTTGAAGTAGCTTTCGGAAACGGACTTGCCATCCATCAGCTCAATTGTCAGAACCGGAAAACCGTCGAGCTTTTCAAAACCCTGAAAGGCCGACCCCGGGCTCATGCCTTCCTGGAACATTGGGTTGGATTCCAACAAACCTTGGAAGAATTTGGACATCTTCTTGAAAACATCAAAGTCTTTTTCATCAAAGCCGGCCTTGCCCCACGGCGTCACCCAGATTTCACCGGTCTTGCCGCCATTTGCCAAAATATCGTAGCGCGTGCAGGGAAATCCGTAGATATCCTTCTTTTCTCCCGATTTCTTCATCTCGACCACCGGCATTTCCTTCTTCTCCGCCCCCGGCAGCTTTCCCTTCATCTGTTCTTCCATCATCTTTTTCTGATCTTCGGGGAGATTAGCCATCATCTCCTTCATCCCTTCCATCATTTCGCTCATCTGATCGGTCAGCGCGCTCATCGCCTCCTTATCCATGACCGTGTAAGAGCTTTTGTCCTCATTGATCAACCAGCAGAGATCCTTGTCGGCGCGGAAAATCATGTCCATATTGCCGCCGCCCGCGCCGCCCATATTGTCAAACTTCAGCTTATCCATTCCAACATAAAGAACACCGGTGGTCGCAATTTCACCATCCGGACCTGGGTTCTTTTGTTCAATTTCAATGACATAATCGGCTCTTGCGGCGCCGGTCACGATCACGAACGCCATCAAAATAAACAGTGCTTTCCTCATTGCCAGACTCCTTTTCGATGCTGACGGCTAGAAGACAATCCAGCCGGATACGGTAAACTGCTCTGTTTCACCCAGAACTTTGTAATCGACCTCTGTATAATCGAGCTGAGCCCCCATATTGGGAGAGATCCGGTTACCTGGTTTCAGACCGATCCCAATACCCCAGCTATCGATGTCGTAACCCATATTATTCTCATCGAAGATAATTCCTTTACGGAAAGAAACAATCCCCGCCCCCCTGATTTCAATGCCGAATTGATCGATAGAATCTTCGCCCTGATAAGCTCCAAAGAATACCTTCCGGCGCTCACCGGCCAAGACCGCCTCAAAAAGCGGACCGAATTGGGGATCTTCGGCTATTTTCACCTCTAATGCCAGCCCGGCCCGGTCCCGGCGTCCCAATTTAAAATCCTTGTTCTCCTGCTTCAGTGTCCCCTTGGTGGCATTTCTCAATGTCCAGCCAAAGCGGAAGGAGAGGGGGGATCCCGCCAAGGCGGAGGGGCCGGCCAGGGGAAGATCGACTATAAACTGCGTGCCGAAATCCAAGTCCCAGTTTGAGTAGTCACTCTGACTCATCCCCCCATCGACAAAAACAAGGCCGATTCCGACGCCCCACTCCATCGTCTGGGAGAGACGGGGAATCAGTTTCCGCATATTCAGGCCCGCGCCCAAGAGTCCGATCTTTTCAGAAACCGTGTAGGTGCCGTCTCCTTCAGGGTGGTCAACCGTCCGGATTGCGGATTCGAATTTGTACTGCGTCATGTGCAGGCCGACACCGAATCCCTCAAAGCCTGAGTAGCTGTCGATGCTGTACAGCTCGGAATCCTCGCCCGTGAGATAATCGTTGTCGGAGACGGCAAGCCCGCTGTATTGCGGGGAGATTCCCAAAGCCCCCATATTCCAATAGGCTCCGCTCGTTCCCTCGGCCAGCGCCGTATAAGCCGTTCCCATCGCCGCCGCCCGCGCGTCGGTGGGGATGAAACGGACTTGACCGCCGGCCAGACCCACATGCTCGAATTCTCTCGCGGCCCTTGCGTCTGGATTTGCGATGATGAGAAGGAGAGCCGAGACAAGACACCCTCTGAATCCACCGCCCTTGAAATTTACCATGCTCACCCTCCATCATCAGGGCAACGGGGCCGGTCGTTCCAATATCCGGAAGGGCCCGATACGATGGACCTCGACAAATTGCGCCTGCATCATCCGGCGCAATTTCGGAAAATCCTCGAGTCGCTCCTCGGTGCCGTGCCAGGATTCCGCCTCATAGACAATCCGCTCGACATTGTTACGGGCCAGGTCCCTCAGTATCCTCGATTCCAACGCCTCATCCCCACCCCGCGGATAGGTCAGATCCCAATGAAACCAGAGAACCGGCTGTGGCGACGGGACATCGCAAAGACCGTAGAGAATCGTGTAATCGGCCCAAACAAAAAACGGCTTTGGATTATCCCGCAACCATTGTACAAGTTGCACAAAATCCTCTTCGGAAACAACGCCGGGGCCGGGGACGGTTTCCTGCCATCGCAGACCTGATAATCCTGCAAGTTCCAACGGCGGCCGCAGCCGGGCGCCGGCCACCGGATCCTGCACGTCCCGGGACCAGCCGATCTTTAATCCCACCCATGCGGCTAGAATCCACAACACGGGGGCAATGACGATAATTACGGAATGATTCCGGCGGGGACGCACCCTGCCTAGACCAGGTTCATCGTGATGAAAACGGCAGACGAGCGATAACCCCAGCGACCAGCTGATCCCGATGAACGCGGCGGCGATGGCCCCATGATTGGCCGCGATCATCATTTCCAGGTAAGTTACCAGAGCCAGAGCCACGGCGAGCTGCGCCGCTAATGCGGCGCGTTTGGCCGAGAGACCATCTTTAACAGAACGAA
The sequence above is a segment of the Candidatus Eisenbacteria bacterium genome. Coding sequences within it:
- a CDS encoding DUF4412 domain-containing protein; translated protein: MRKALFILMAFVIVTGAARADYVIEIEQKNPGPDGEIATTGVLYVGMDKLKFDNMGGAGGGNMDMIFRADKDLCWLINEDKSSYTVMDKEAMSALTDQMSEMMEGMKEMMANLPEDQKKMMEEQMKGKLPGAEKKEMPVVEMKKSGEKKDIYGFPCTRYDILANGGKTGEIWVTPWGKAGFDEKDFDVFKKMSKFFQGLLESNPMFQEGMSPGSAFQGFEKLDGFPVLTIELMDGKSVSESYFKSVDKKKVDDSTYEIPKGFSEENMFEK
- a CDS encoding RNA-binding transcriptional accessory protein — encoded protein: MNEKHLTMMAQEFELPLGGVRATATLLMEGATIPFVARYRKEATGGFDEVEIRSIRDRLEQLTELDKRREAILKSLEERDLLTDELREQILAAETLATLEDIYLPFRPKRRTRATIAREKGLDPLAQLLLAQTAHPAIDPESEAAAFIDEEKGVLTVEEALAGARDIIAETVSEDMQARSKMRELFITQGAIQSKIVTGKEEAGAKFKDYYDWREMAAAAPSHRVLAMFRGENEGFLRLSIAPPEEAAEHLLRGIFVKGSTPASEQVALAVEDGYHRLLGPSMETEIRAEMKRRADEEAIRVFGENLRELLLAPLLGEKRVLALDPGYRTGCKVVCLDAQGGLLHNETIFPHTSKAKAQEAERAVRALCETYKIEAIAVGNGTAGRETEAFVRKLDLPSSIAIVLVNESGASVYSASDVAREEFPDHDVTVRGAVSIGRRLMDPLAELVKIDPKSIGVGQYQHDVDQTALKLSLDDSVISCVNAVGVDVNTASKQLLTYVSGLGPQLAGNILTYRRENGPFHSRMQLKKVQRLGPKAFEQCAGFLRIRDGENPLDASAVHPESYHVVEQMTRDLGCGVADLIQDASLRAQISLKKYLSDSIGMPTLKDIMDELAKPGRDPRKTFEIFNFEEGVHEIEDLTAGMKLPGIITNVTAFGAFVDVGVHQDGLVHISQLADRFIKNPAEIVKVQQRVQVTVLEVDLKRRRISLSMRKDPPIPKRREQD